A DNA window from Amphiprion ocellaris isolate individual 3 ecotype Okinawa chromosome 8, ASM2253959v1, whole genome shotgun sequence contains the following coding sequences:
- the ptges3b gene encoding prostaglandin E synthase 3b, which translates to MHPATAKWYDRRDSVFIEFCVADSKDVKVNFDKTKCGFSCLGGTDNVKHENEIDLFEAIDENESKHKRTDRSVLCYLRKAQPGKAWPRLTKEKAKLSWLSVDFNNWKDWEDDSDEEMGNFDQFSDMMNNMGGEDDLPDLDGADDDESADSDDEKMPDLE; encoded by the exons AT GCATCCAGCAACTGCCAAGTGGTACGACAGGAGGGACTCAGTTTTTATAGAGTTCTGTGTAGCAGACAGCAAAGATGTTAAAGTCAATTTTGATAAAACAAAGTGTGGTTTCAG CTGTCTTGGAGGAACTGACAATGTCAAACATGAGAATGAAATAGACCTTTTTGAAGCTATTGATGAAAAC GAGTCCAAACATAAACGCACAGATCGCTCAGTGTTGTGCTACCTACGAAAAGCACAGCCAGGGAAGGCGTGGCCAAGGCTAACGAAAGAGAAAGCTAAG CTGAGTTGGCTCAGTGTCGACTTCAACAACTGGAAAGACTGGGAGGACGACTCAGACGAGGAGATGGGCAACTTCGATCAATTCTCAGAT ATGATGAACAACATGGGAGGTGAGGACGACCTACCTGATCTAGATGGTGCAGATGAC gatgaatctgcaGACAGCGATGATGAGA AAATGCCAGATTTGGAGTAG